The genomic DNA ATAACGCCCAATATTGCCCCTCGACCGCCCCCTGGGTGTGTTTGGGTGTGATTTTGCAATAAAAGCCCCTCCAGCGTGATTTAAAACACGTCTTCCCCCATTTTCTTTGTCCAATCACCTTCCATCTTCCTATTTTttatccaataagattttttaatggtttttttatttaattatattacatctcatttaacataatgccccacatCCTCACTACACCCATTTTGTAAAAATGCGCAATAATTCCCCATTGCTGATTGGCCTGCCACATGGTGCAAAACGCCCTAGGGTGAGGCATTATTCACTCCAACGACTATGCATGATCTAAgtatctaatctaatctaacttataataaaacactacaaataatgccacatggcattctcttattcaacctcataaattttatttaaatttgtttaatatatttcttttaatattaataaccGATATATagataggggatggttcaaatgaaaaccacttttattgtgaaaactcaaaaactaattaaaaaaagcctaaaaacacacacaaaaaaaaattcaatttttttttataaaaatcgcaggtttttttatatataaaaatcgcaggtttttttatatataaaaaaactttttttcaaaaaaaaaaaattgtagtacacatgtgtatacacatgtgcattacaaatttttttttaatttatatatatatatataatgacgaaaattggtatgcaaaaaaaaatggaatgtttttttggcttttttaattagttttcgagttttcacaataactagttgttttcatttgaaccttcctctatatagatatcacttatcaTTATCTTTATCCTTatttttatctaaaattaataaataacttcaattaaTTTCATATGTTATTCTCTCCTTAAATATTTTAATAATCTTATTAATATCTAAATCaaatatataataaattattaatatctCTTTAACTAATATGAAAAGAATTAATTAACAAATATTAAACTAATcaaagaataataaataaattgaaAACATATCATGTATTATGCGGATAATAAATAAGTGTTTAAGCATTAACTAGAGTTTACTCTATTAATATATAATACATAATAGTTTATTCAagctttataaaaataaaatttttaacttttttttttgtaatttatggTGTTGTACCTCCTGTATAagggatttttttttatttttaatccaAAACTTTTATTCTTTTgaaatttagaccctttgttttttacttttaacccaaagattttttattttttttgcaatttaaccccaaatcttcattatttttttatttttagtcccccatactttttatctttcccaagtttttttgtttcgttctaaattttgggACTTAGTGCACCAAAACGTACGTGTGAGGTTCAACATTTTTCCGTATATTTTTCCCGTTTTACTGTCTCGTCGTaacacatctatttttctccaTTTGACAAGTTTTTTCGCAACGCGCAAGTctggattgacttagttatttttttctatgttttacgatTAATTTCTTTGCAGGGAGCTGCATGATTCAACGATTTTACGCCTGCTTTTCACTCGATATTATCTTTTtaccgtttttatttattttgtttttacaagtttttccagtgttggtggtcgctgacagtaATATAGCATTGATACTACTTGACACAGTTTTACGACAACCGCTGCAACACTGGGCTTAATACTAGAATAAATATATAGTAGTCCAACTTTCAAGAAAGCAATCACCTATATATAAAACAAAGTCAAAacctatctatactatataataaaagaaaccactttagggacacttgtcattatattagagcatctcttatagataattattatattaatttaatattttctaattaattatagataatcctattaaatattatttagtttaatatcttacgGATAATTATTACTTAGTTTAATCTTCTTCTcatatattatttagtttaatatcttatggatagttattatttagtttaattttcttctcatttataatattatttagagtaaattatgagtttggcctctgtggttatatcacttttacccttttagacaaaaaagaattttttaacatctgagccatCCACGTCTTcttttctaatctttttggcccctaccactaaccccatccattaaatgttagggccaaaaagggttaaaaaagacgttaggggccaaaaaggttagaaaaaaagacgttgggggcttagatgttaaaaagTTCTTTTTTCGGCTAAAACGATAAAAATGATATAACTACgggggccaaaatcataattttattatttgatgtataaaattagatttattcaaatCGTACAATATATGAGGTTTTTTAAgggtatatatatatttttattatttagtacagaaaattacatttattcaaaccgtgtaatacgcatatttttaaagatgtaatttttttattacttggtatataaaattacatttattcaacacgtgtaataaatgactttttttaaagatgtattattttattatttggtaaaaaaATATTACATCTATTCagctcgtgtaatacacgtgattttaaagatataacttttttatttggtatatgaaattacatttattcaatccatacaatattgttcttatagatataactttttattatttaatatataaaattatatttattcaactcgtgtaataaagaaggtttttaaagacatattgttttattatttagtatataaaatttatttatttaacccgtgtaatacacggggttataacctagttcgtatatatattttacttttttatttgtttaccatttaaataaaacaaaacctaGAAATTTTAGGCTATTAAACTTGATATACGAAACTTGATTTCCAAGCCCATTCGTATCCCTTTCATCATCAGTCCCACAACCCTATCAAACTATTCTCTCTTcttttcttcatgacttcatccaTTATTAACAGGTATATGTAGATCTTTTAGTAAGTGTCTTAAGGATTTGTAAACACAATTAATGTCAATGAATTTATGTATAGTTGGATTTGTAATGTTAATGAATTTATGTATAGCTGGATTTGTAAACACAATTAATGTTAATGAAAATGTTAATGAATTTGAATATTTTGAAATGTCTTGATTCTTGTATTGAATTGTTGTATTCGTGGATTGGTGTTTGAGTTCCAGTGTTAGTAAATggtttagcaaaaaaaaaaaaaaaaaattatttaataaacaaatttattcaaccgttgttttttttttaacggtaactttcattaaaaaaacaaaaccccAGCCAACCCACAAACCGGGCAGGCTAGAAAACCACAAACTACATAttcacaaatttacaccaatcatcCCACGTAACATCTTTGTGACTCGATCTATTAACGAACCACAGGAAACTGACAGCTTTGACTTGACTAAAAAAGTTTTCAACTCTAGCCGATAAGTTCAAGAACCTCTTTTCGTTCCTAGCATTCCATAAGCTCCAACAAGCCACGATAATAATGCCTTTAATCGCCTCTTTAGCCCGACCCGACTTCCCCAAATGGTTATGCCACTCCAGCAGGTCTCTAAAGGAGAAAACCAAGAAGATAGGAGTGTTGCACCAGTACCTAATTAACGACCATAATCTGACCGCCAACGAGCAAGACGTAAAAAGGTGATCGACTGTCTCATCCCCGTAATGACAAAGCGTGCACGAGGGATCCTCAATCTGAATATTCCTGCTTCTAAGCGCCATCACAGTAGGGATTTTACCCATCTCCGCACGCCATGCTGTTAATACTGTTATTTATTGTTCTGTTAtttattgtttattttattttacataTAAAGGCTTCTAATATATTTTTGAAACGCTTCAAAAGAGAATCTACTTTTTGAGACGGCATCTCTTGAAGCGTTTAGGAAACACTTCTAAATAACAATTTCACCGTTGTTAATAATTTATTTTGTACTAGTGTTACTAGCCGCATAGaccctaagaccatgtgtagtggtttgggtgaataatgcccctacccttgggcgttttccgtcatgtggcagtacagtcagcaaggggcattattaggcgtttttctaaaatgggtgtagtggggatgtgggtaTTATGTTAAAGGgtgtaaataattaaataaaaataaaaaaatcaacaaaaaaaccTATTGGATTAAAAAAGGGAATCTTAAATGCTATTGGCCAAACACATATGTTGAGGGCGTCGTTTAAAACACGCCAAGggaattttttttcaaaaaaatcgcAAAAAAAGGCCCCATGTAATGGGTCTTCGGCGTTATTAGTcgtttttttgaatttttttttaaaaaaaacaccCCACTACACATAGTCTAAGGGCTCTTGAATTCTTATGGATGACCCAAGCTAAAAGAAAATTTTAAGGGCCTATTTCGTGTTGTTACTAGTTCTAGTGTATAAGTATCTCAAATGATATTATAAATTCCAAATTCTACATGATAATCAGAATGTGAAAGTATATTGACCATTAAGTGTTTTT from Helianthus annuus cultivar XRQ/B chromosome 7, HanXRQr2.0-SUNRISE, whole genome shotgun sequence includes the following:
- the LOC118480288 gene encoding uncharacterized protein LOC118480288, whose product is MGKIPTVMALRSRNIQIEDPSCTLCHYGDETVDHLFTSCSLAVRLWSLIRYWCNTPIFLVFSFRDLLEWHNHLGKSGRAKEAIKGIIIVACWSLWNARNEKRFLNLSARVENFFSQVKAVSFLWFVNRSSHKDVTWDDWCKFVNM